A genomic window from Chrysoperla carnea chromosome 3, inChrCarn1.1, whole genome shotgun sequence includes:
- the LOC123296709 gene encoding uncharacterized protein LOC123296709: MKYLYIIAFTILTISKWVLASRISRTGPLLEAILANPRLYLDERNEKHIFASDGKELIHLGVPSKYYFGTPGILPYKYSKINVFDTVKEPGVIPYNLAPLLAKT; the protein is encoded by the exons atgaaatatttgtacattattgcatttacaattttaacaatCTCAAAATGGGTATTGGCTTCCAGAATAAGCAGAACAG gacCATTACTTGAAGCAATATTAGCAAATCCAAGGCTGTATTTGGACGAGCGCAATGAAAAACATA TTTTTGCATCAGATGGTAAAGAGCTGATACATCTTGGTGTACCTAGCAAATATTACTTTGGAACCCCTGGTATACTACCTTACAAATACagcaaaataaatgtatttgatACAGTTAAAGAACCAGGGGTAATTCCATATAATTTGGCACCACTATTGGCAAAAACCTAA
- the LOC123296707 gene encoding uncharacterized protein LOC123296707, translating into MKFLCIGLFVISTFLNWSKVDGNVTKLIEDVTDTSETTQPVTSSSAKLAKKTRKELDNMHPEVHKKRSNVDLQARRSDKTNNLDRDNEKASMTDEHGEGENNRRSFGENPDGKEFETLRNIFGLTDQRETLADNDKLLNDPEHPQNVHIDLRERSVFPNSVYSVYPNSNSQMINKLYRYNSYFNSKDGNDDSFHDDPHNSYEAPNEFRSSSYLDYLNSKSPLDNTGYRGSISSYGNEESFNDDPYNSYEVRNYFRNYFPYSAALNSENILADKLFERYIPYLNLIIRNYDSYNSRKRREYPNLGTENERSSN; encoded by the exons atgaagTTTTTGTGTATTGGATTATTTGTGATTTCGACCTTTTTAAATTGGTCGAAAGTTGATGgaaatgtaacaaaattaatagaaGATGTTACCGATACATCAG agacAACACAGCCTGTTACAAGCTCATCTGCTAAACTTGCGAAAAAAACGCGAAAAG AGTTGGATAATATGCACCCAGAAGTACACAAGAAACGCTCCAACGTCGATTTGCAAGCAAGAAGGTCAGACAAGACAAACAATCTTGATAGAGATAATGAAAAAGCATCTATGACAGACGAGCATGGAGAAGGTGAAAATAATAGAAGGTCGTTTGGAG AAAATCCGGATGGGAAAGAATTCGAGACATTGAGAAATATATTTGGATTAACTGATCAAAGAGAGACTTTGGCGGACAACGATAAATTATTAAACGATCCTGAACATCCTCAAAACGTACATATCGATTTGCGAGAACGAAGCGTGTTTCCCAATTCCGTTTATTCAGTTTATCCAAATTCCAATAGTCAAATGATTAACAAACTATACCGATATAATTCATACTTTAATTCCAAAGATGGAAACGACGATTCATTTCATGATGACCCTCACAATAGTTATGAAGCACCAAATGAATTCCGCAGTTCCTCTTACttagattatttaaattccaaaaGTCCGTTAGATAACACTGGATATCGGGGATCTATTTCCAGCTATGGAAACGAAGAATCATTTAATGATGATCCATATAATAGTTATGAAGTACGAAACTATTTTCGGAATTATTTTCCATATTCGGCTGCTTTAAATTCAGAAAATATCTTGGCGGATAAACTTTTTGAAAGATATATTCCCTATCTCAATCTCATTATTCGAAATTACGACTCATATAACTCACGAAAAAGAAGAGAATATCCAAACTTGGGCACCGAAAATGAAAGGTcgtcaaattaa